One stretch of Rhizoctonia solani chromosome 8, complete sequence DNA includes these proteins:
- a CDS encoding FAD-binding domain protein, with product MDSPFIEPINAWRAAQKELDKAIENYLQKTMALESIQSDAISAYSTAMPEGNKVWHELFSHAQAIPSRTQSLETGRIILSRIYNRSPSLVPISKLPAEILLSIFSYCALDTEAPWQGRFVCDVRRYNPTGLIHLSGVCTRWRLLVVNEPSFWSHITFCPDRRYNTKETSWNLLRMSLERLSGSPLCITVPNDIFSSGIDKTLMAFKCLRPLAGNTKSLIFPSCTQYRKIVPSLLYFLQANSLESITLAGEDMVELNPGVVGLRDESYPVLSDPKHKSCLLSVSSLHLRRASFSWDSPIYHNLLSLTLDNVSMHARREPTTENILAILSSSPQLNSLALRTKIFASKDTDALPSRVELHCLKRLDLHGAGTEGLLQLLPRLFVSSTSLMLEADIYVNRFYEASMNEFLARINVTGIVLNDRMILIEDENERGITAIQRMYSLLPNLERMWVMSSWGSNISNFAEALSRPVVGGHELLCPKLRKFSVEDQLIRKDILDDVIRTHPLLQ from the coding sequence ATGGATTCGCCATTCATTGAACCAATAAATGCTTGGAGAGCCGCTCAAAAAGAGCTTGACAAAGCCATTGAGAATTACCTTCAAAAAACCATGGCTCTTGAGTCTATCCAGTCCGATGCAATCAGCGCGTACTCTACTGCGATGCCTGAAGGCAACAAGGTATGGCACGAGCTATTCAGCCATGCTCAAGCAATACCTTCAAGAACACAAAGCTTGGAAACAGGAAGAATTATATTGAGCCGGATATACAACCGATCCCCGTCCTTGGTTCCCATAAGCAAGTTACCAGCAGAAATTCTGTTATCGATCTTCTCTTACTGTGCTCTCGATACCGAAGCCCCGTGGCAAGGTCGCTTCGTCTGTGATGTGCGTCGCTACAATCCGACTGGACTGATTCATCTGAGTGGAGTTTGCACTCGGTGGCGATTACTGGTGGTTAACGAACCCTCGTTCTGGTCTCATATTACCTTTTGTCCCGATCGACGGTATAATACCAAAGAGACTTCATGGAACCTCCTTCGAATGTCACTTGAGCGCTTGTCAGGAAGTCCATTATGCATCACGGTCCCAAACGATATATTCTCCTCAGGAATTGACAAAACACTAATGGCATTCAAGTGCCTGCGGCCATTGGCTGGTAATACAAAGAGCCTCATCTTCCCGTCCTGCACTCAATACCGAAAAATTGTCCCTTCGCTCCTTTATTTTCTTCAAGCTAATAGCCTCGAGAGTATTACCTTGGCAGGCGAAGACATGGTTGAGCTCAATCCCGGAGTCGTCGGCCTTCGGGATGAATCATATCCCGTCCTATCGGATCCAAAACATAAGTCATGCTTGCTTTCTGTCAGCTCACTTCACCTAAGGCGGGCGTCATTTAGCTGGGATAGTCCGATATATCACAATCTTCTTTCCCTGACGCTTGATAATGTATCCATGCACGCGCGCAGGGAGCCGACTACTGAGAATATTTTGGCAATTCTTTCCAGCTCGCCACAACTCAACTCGCTTGCTTTACGCACAAAGATATTTGCTAGCAAAGACACGGATGCACTACCCTCTCGAGTCGAACTTCATTGCCTGAAAAGGCTGGATCTTCACGGAGCAGGTACCGAAGGGTTACTTCAGCTGCTCCCCAGGCTCTTCGTTTCTTCCACAAGTCTTATGCTTGAGGCTGACATATATGTGAACCGCTTTTATGAAGCTTCCATGAATGAATTTCTGGCCCGCATAAATGTCACCGGGATTGTGTTGAATGATCGGATGATTTTGATTGAAGACGAAAACGAAAGAGGTATTACAGCAATCCAAAGAATGTATAGCCTACTACCAAACTTGGAGCGTATGTGGGTCATGAGTAGCTGGGGGTCGAACATTTCAAACTTTGCCGAAGCTTTGTCGCGCCCAGTGGTTGGTGGGCATGAGTTACTATGTCCAAAATTACGCAAATTCTCCGTAGAAGATCAGTTAATCAGAAAGGATATTCTAGATGATGTTATTCGGACCCACCCACTCCTCCAATGA
- a CDS encoding ribosomal protein L7Ae/L30e/S12e/Gadd45 family, with the protein MSAPNPKAFPLADATLTNQILDLVQQAGQYKQLKKGANEATKTLNRGIAEFIVLTADTEPIEILLHLPLLCEDKNVPYVFVPSKTALGRACDVTRPVIACSVTTNEARELQSQIETIKRKIETLLI; encoded by the exons ATGTCCGCTCCCAACCCCAAGGCTTTCCCTCTTGCTGATGCCACCCTCACCAATCAG ATCCTGGACTTGGTGCAGCAGGCTGGTCAGTACAAGCAGTTGAAGAAGGGAGCCAACGAAG CCACTAAGACTCTCAACCGTGGTATCGCCGAGTTTATTGTCTTGACTGCCGACACCGAACCTATTGAAATTTTGTTGCATCTTCCTCTGTTGTGCGAGGACAAG AACGTTCCTTACGTCTTTGTCCCCTCCAAGACCGCCCTTGGACGCGCTTGCGACGTCACTCGCCCGGTTATTGCTTGCTCGGTCACAACGAACGAAGCACGCGAGTTGCAATCTCAAATTGAAACGATCAAGCGCAAGATTGAGACTTTGTTGATTTAA
- a CDS encoding amidase, which yields MDPKSSTEQITLPAQATEDWKTRAEKKRENRFGSIPLDWRISIPEDRFHVLEVPYECGLLDPLEGPGRAFRSLERFIKGRWWRIKRRVLSSDFGLFLIECLFAKTNCLTEIFVQRALARAEEMDRYLKEHGKPKGPLHGLPISLKDQFTMKGLETINGYVANIGEFATEDCVLVEILYELGAVPFARTNVPQTLMWGETYNNVFGRTLNPYDLRLTSGGSSGGEGALIAMHGSPLGVGTDIGGSIRIPSAMCGLYGLRPSYCRFPYYGAKNTMEGQESVMSVLGPMSNSLSGLKIFSKAIIDSRPWLRDPLCIRKAWDQEAYELVEHGGPGAKKCFAMLYDDGLVKPHPPLFRAMEMMKNALLAAGHEVIEWENKRHEDIFYNVEKQIFLADGDEDFKHECAKSGEPRIQTMDPELYSHELHNPETNKGVHIIEPLSVWQLWQLHKEKRELRKEYLDHWQATVSRTTTGRPVDAVISPAVPYAATPHGRNSSPFYTSLWNGVDYTVGIMPVTFVDPAVDKPVPAHDFYSDEDREIYHMYDPEVFKGAPIGLQVVGQRLEEEAVLVTRFQTMNKRPNPFMPNPYPPQPPLPAGPPPPGPPQQTQQYDYTAYWAAAAAAAQQNQTGAQATPQWAPPTVGTQPPQPPPRTQEQNALYANYGYGGAAGQQQALLAAQQQQQQQRPAAPYWTPPPGYPAVATSAPYPYPQQPPTAYQPQPAPPAIPYTPQAPPMPMYQHQHQHQHQHQHQPPHPPQVAPPPPPPQPQRRFQPPQQPQQQQQQPHHLPAPPAKRPRFDSGPANNNNNNNSNWRNNNNNNSNNSNSNGIPTAPAQHGNFPVQQPGFERFSHGNRGGRGGGMISSSNNRGRGFNRGNFGRHGHGHGNSNPPRGPSGYRNPGPSGAPYGPRHGLPANPAKREREAKRERERDREGSYAESEGAGVERHGGKRTLTDFRIVGVECGAIGWEWGVLGRVKEEKEKDEKPEEEKEKPKAGEEAKVKDEPPASPVKLPGKAPQPAPSRLRIYFHSASDPEADALPRKRKKDADDEDEDGGARKKVQGGEDTRTRTKELEKVIEKDDHAETALETHQDDDSEDKHEDPGEEQDADGEDDLEHPPKPDQDAQDPHFSERAGSPDEHDAVSHKPPPTPTPGESTPVDTAQLDATEAPPVEGQAPVEHYSGEAPTEVESAAPNDESHPNTDPTHPIPEELTESRDSTAPSTTHENVVSSDAGDVSLVEDSLIESHGLDPDSEAHDAADISGSTIGDEPIAFPSLDSPNVSKSQPLPPVPDRSANRISISYANSTRRLVIDADVVKKVRIVRAKARVEISLAVELVKSELVTEHTEESKDGNQAEVGEKENGVDVKENGKDEKLVLGEHDRFRGVLVEVYNESTQRYELITPYAATQGDDLTIPDLSKIGRSPSEITIVVHLDRDKPLTETKWVKTGDLDEWLSNEFGPLRPDPSGRANWSGKIEVADPDPAPTITTLMEAWCGHTMVGQPKERRRFVRQHMSNIDHVLEILLRLVRGERATAGGGGGGGQHDRGQQQTHVSLAVLAIFRVATDYGARAGIERQVVEERISEIVRSLPTHLVYKSLDGMFREWSFGQKKGEKGGAKDKS from the exons ATGGATCCGAAATCATCTACTGAACAAATAACATTACCCGCCCAAGCCACCGAAGACTGGAAGACACGCGCTGAGAAAAAGCGGGAAAATCGATTCGGTTCAATCCCATTAGACTGGCGCATTTCCATTCCCGAGGACAGATTCCACGTTCTGGAAGTACCTTATGAATGCGGTCTCCTTGACCCTCTCGAG GGACCTGGTCGAGCGTTCAGGTCACTCGAGCGTTTTATAAAAGGGCGATGGTGGCGCATCAAACGGCGAGTTTTATCCTCTGACTTTGGGCTATTCCTAATCGAGTGTTTATTTGCAAAGACAAATTGCTTGACGGAGATATTCGTGCAACGTGCGTTGGCCAGGGCCGAGGAGATGGACCGGTATTTGAAGGAACACGGGAAACCAAAAGGGCCGTTACATGGACTTCCGATTAGCTTGAAGGATCAGTTTACCATGAAAGGACTAGAAACCATTAATG GATATGTTGCCAATATTGGAGAGTTTGCGACCGAAGACTGCGTATTGGTGGAGATCCTTTACGAGCTCGGAGCGGTACCATTTGCTAGGACAAATGTCCCGCAGACTTTGATG TGGGGAGAGACCTATAATAATGTGTTCGGTCGAACACTCAACCCATACGACCTCCGTTTAACCTCTGGTGGTTCATCGGGAGGCGAGGGTGCTTTGATAGCAATGCACGGGAGCCCTCTAGGAGTAGGCACCGATATCGGAGG ATCGATACGTATTCCATCCGCCATGTGTGGACTCTATGGACTTCGCCCATCGTATTGTCGTTTTCCCTACTATGGAGCGAAGAATACAATGGAAGGCCAAGAAAGTGTCATGAGCGTTTTAGGACCAATGTCAAATTCTTTATCCGGGTTAAAGATATTTTCCAAG GCAATCATTGATTCGCGACCCTGGTTGCGAGACCCCTTGTGCATCCGAAAGGCCTGGGATCAAGAAGCTTACGAACTTGTTGAGCATGGTGGTCCTGGGGCTAAGAAATGTTTTGCAATGTTATATGATGATGGACTTGTGAAGCCTCATCCTCCATTATTCCGAGCTATGGAGATGATGAAAAACGCACTTTTAGCAGCTGGTCACGAAG TGATCGAATGGGAGAATAAAAGGCACGAAGATATATTTTATAATGTA GAAAAACAAATCTTTCTTGCGGACGGAGACGAAGATTTCAAACATGAATGCGCAAAGAGTGGGGAGCCGCGCATTCAGACGATGGATCCAGAATTGTACTCGCACGAACTGCACAATCCGGAAACAAACAAGGGTGTACACATTATTGAAC CACTGAGTGTTTGGCAGCTCTGGCAACTTCATAAAGAGAAACGCGAGCTCAGAAAAGAATATTTGGACCATTGGCAGGCTACTGTCTCTAGAACGACAACAGGTCGACCAGTAGATGCTGTAATTTCTCCGGCCGTACCATACGCAGCTACGCCCCATGGGAGAAACTC ATCACCATTCTACACTTCTCTTTGGAATGGTGTTGATTATACTGTGGGGATCATGCCCGTGACTTTTGTAGATCCCGCTGTTGACAAACCTGTGCCGGCACACGACTTTTATAGCGATGAAGACAGGGAGATTTATCACATGT ATGATCCCGAGGTGTTCAAAGGTGCGCCAATCGGACTTCAGGTGGTGGGACAAAGACTAGAGGAAGAGGCGGTTCTTG TGACACGGTTCCAGACGATGAATAAACGACCCAATCCATTTATGCCCAATCCGTATCCCCCACAGCCGCCTCTTCCAGCTGGTCCACCGCCGCCAGGCCCTCCTCAACAGACCCAACAGTATGATTATACCGCGTACTGGGCCGCGGCTGCTGCAGCTGCTCAACAAAACCAGACTGGCGCTCAGGCCACGCCTCAATGGGCTCCTCCAACCGTAGGCACACAGCCACCACAGCCCCCTCCACGTACCCAGGAGCAAAATGCATTATACGCGAATTACGGCTATGGAGGAGCGGCGGGACAACAACAAGCATTGCTCGCTGCccaacaacagcaacaacagcaacgACCAGCAGCCCCTTACTGGACGCCGCCGCCTGGCTATCCTGCTGTAGCAACTAGTGCACCTTATCCCTATCCCCAGCAGCCTCCGACAGCTTATCAGCCTCAGCCAGCTCCACCTGCGATACCCTATACTCCCCAGGCCCCGCCGATGCCCATGTATCAACACCAGCAtcagcaccagcaccagcaccagcatCAACCTCCCCACCCACCCCAGGTCGCTCCACCTCCGCCTCCACCCCAGCCTCAGCGGAGGTTCCAACCTCCGCAGCAGCctcaacaacaacaacagcaaccaCACCACCTCCCTGCGCCTCCCGCCAAAAGGCCCCGCTTCGATTCCGGACCGGCCAATAATAATAACAACAATAACTCAAACTGGCGTAACAATAACAATAACAACTCGAACAATTCGAACTCGAACGGGATTCCCACCGCACCTGCGCAACATGGCAACTTCCCTGTTCAACAGCCCGGGTTTGAGCGTTTTTCGCATGGAAATCGCGGCGGACGGGGAGGTGGGATGATTTCATCCAGTAACAATCGTGGACGAGGATTTAATCGCGGTAACTTTGGTCGACATGGTCACGGGCATGGCAACAGTAATCCTCCTCGTGGCCCCAGCGGGTACCGGAACCCTGGCCCGAGTGGCGCTCCTTACGGCCCACGGCACGGACTACCGGCCAACCCGGCCAAACGCGAGCGAGAGGCCAAGCGTGAGAGGGAGAGAGATCGAGAGGGCAGTTATGCGGAAAGCGAGGGCGCCGGTGTGGAGCGCCATGGTGGAAAGCGGACGTTGACGGACTTTAGGATCGTTGGGGTTGAATGTGGGGCAattggttgggaatggggcGTGCTTGGTCGGGTCaaggaggaaaaggaaaaggatgAAAAGCCCGAAGAGGAAAAAGAGAAGCCCAAAGCTGGCGAGGAGGCGAAGGTCAAGGATGAACCCCCCGCGTCGCCAGTGAAACTTCCTGGAAAAGCTCCACAGCCTGCGCCCTCGAGGTTGCGCATCTACTTCCACTCGGCATCCGACCCAGAGGCCGATGCACTCCCCCGCAAAAGAAAAAAGGATGCggatgatgaggatgaggatggaGGAGCTAGGAAGAAAGTTCAAGGTGGCGAGGATACCCGTACCCGAACCAAAGAACTCGAAAAGGTTATCGAAAAAGACGACCATGCGGAGACCGCACTTGAAACACACCAAGATGATGATTCCGAAGATAAACACGAGGATCCGGGAGAAGAGCAGGATGCTGATGGAGAGGATGATTTGGAACATCCACCGAAACCTGACCAGGATGCCCAAGATCCCCAC TTCTCCGAGAGAGCCGGGTCTCCCGACGAACACGATGCAGTCTCGCATAAGCCTCCACCGACTCCAACTCCTGGCGAATCCACCCCTGTTGATACAGCCCAACTTGACGCGACCGAGGCGCCGCCAGTGGAAGGGCAGGCTCCTGTTGAGCACTACTCCGGTGAAGCACCTACCGAGGTCGAGTCGGCTGCCCCGAACGACGAGTCGCATCCCAATACAGACCCCACCCACCCGATACCGGAAGAGCTCACAGAATCCCGAGACTCGACTGCTCCCTCTACTACCCACGAAAATGTTGTGTCCTCGGACGCTGGCGACGTCTCACTCGTCGAGGACTCCCTCATCGAATCCCACGGACTGGACCCTGACTCTGAAGCCCACGATGCAGCCGATATCTCTGGCTCGACTATCGGGGACGAACCTATCGCTTTTCCTTCACTCGACAGTCCCAACGTTTCAAAATCCCAGCCTTTACCCCCAGTACCCGATCGTTCGGCAAACCGAATTTCGATCAGCTATGCAAACAGTACCCGTCGTCTTGTTATTGATGCGGACGTAGTGAAGAAAGTGAGGATTGTACGCGCCAAAGCTAGAGTGGAAATCTCTTTGGCTGTCGAACTCGTAAAATCTGAACTGGTCACGGAGCATACAGAGGAAAGCAAGGACGGAAACCAGGCCGAGGTGGGAGAAAAAGAGAACGGAGTCGACGTCAAGGAGAATGGTAAGGACGAAAAGCTGGTACTTGGCGAGCACGATCGCTTCCGTGGTGTTTTG GTCGAAGTTTACAACGAATCGACCCAACGTTACGAGCTTATTACACCCTACGCTGCCACGCAAGGAGATGACCTCACAATCCCTGATCTCTCCAAAATTGGCCGCTCTCCATCTGAAATTACCATTGTTGTTCACCTCGACCGCGACAAGCCTTTAACCGAGACAAAATGGGTCAAGACTGGTGACTTGGACGAGTGGCTCAGCAACGAATTTGGCCCGCTTCGACCCGACCCATCTGGACGCGCAAACTGGTCCGGCAAAATCGAGGTTGCCGATCCTGATCCGGCTCCAACTATTACGACCCTCATGGAGGCGTGGTGCGGCCATACCATGGTTGGCCAACCCAAAGAACGCCGACGGTTCGTGAGACAACACATGTCCAACATTGATCACGTTCTCGAAATCCTGCTTCGCCTGGTTCGAGGAGAACGCGCCAcagctggtggaggtggcggTGGAGGGCAACATGACAGAGGACAGCAACAAACACATGTGAGTCTCGCTGTGCTCGCGATTTTCCGGGTTGCAACGGATTATGGTGCTCGCGCGGGGATCGAGCGCCAGGTGGTGGAAGAGCGCATAAGTGAGATTGTGCGCTCTTTGCCGACGCACCTGGTCTATAAGAGTTTGGATGGGATGTTTAGAGAATGGAGCTTTGGTCAGAAAAAGGGAGAAAAGGGCGGGGCGAAGGACAAGTCCTAG
- a CDS encoding DEAD/DEAH box helicase produces MASTGMSSLQARALKMKKLAKAEKKARALAKGGKSANPEVVTTTSDETPDGQEEELSATHGGQDVEDLEQSESGTEDSPNDVTSVAPVAPKSSASATFDSLGLISPLLEALKQVGYSKPTEIQAGIIPHALEGKDVIGVAETGSGKTAAFALPILQKLWDEPRGLFACVLAPTRELAYQIAQQFEALGSAIGVRCATIVGGMDMMSQSIALGKRPHIIVATPGRLNDHLENTKGFSLRGLRYLVLDEADRLLDMDFGPVIDKILKVLPRERNTFLFSATMSTKVAKLQRASLQNPVRVEVNGKYSTVSTLLQYYLLTPFANKDVHLVHLANELAANSIIIFTRTVHDAQRLSMVLRNLGFPAVPLHGQLSQSARLGALNKFKAGGRSLLIATDVASRGLDIPTVDVVINFDIPTHSKDYIHRVGRTARAGRSGKSITLVTQYDVELLQRIEGVIGKKMMEFPIDKAEVMLLKERVGEAQRLAVQELKESGGAAGARGGRKRHRDKDESGRDRMDRDDDVVEAGTETSTQYLIANIGEAYKFEMSDPSSFDIHVWNASRPNQATRTRPNTRAPNTFRVSRQDPDPNPSLLPSTSHFMTTTWSPPPPTTPPAQPSRAPSISRSYSDQNAHSTETVSSSSYMMLLRELEQFSSSEITNALVSLGLSHRAMDAHVQRGGRLPDIHMLSPWPNDRSGQYMRICGYAYTIKIVPAATAYPPIVSILPQAIDAAPMGSIIVVSVPLNMNTAVWDNNMTVHAKSRGIRGAIIGGRTKDIVHHRAAGFPVFAQGNQETAFGQTGFVHPVETSGPIIVFPRTDLEDCFENGLSALKIHPGDIIVADRDGVACIPPELSRRVFEICRYTRQMNEGQAGGM; encoded by the exons ATGGCGTCTACTGGCATGTCGAGTCTTCAGGCACGGGCACTCAAGATGAAAAAGCTCGCAAAGGCAGAGAAGAAGGCGAGAGCCCTTGCCAAAGGAGGCAAATCAGCTAATCCTGAAGTGGTTACCACCACCTCAGATGAGACACCTGATGGTCAAGAAGAGGAGCTCAGTGCAACCCACGGAGGGCAGGACGTGGAGGACCTCGAGCAGTCTGAATCGGGCACAGAGGACTCACCAAATGATGTTACTTCTGTGGCTCCTGTTGCCCCAAAATCTTCGGCGTCTGCAACTTTTGATTCCCTAGGCTTGATTTCCCCCCTACTCGAAGCTCTTAAGCAAGTTGGCTATTCAAAGCCGACAGAAATTCAAGCAGGGATAATTCCGCATGCATTGGAGGGAAAAGATGTTATCGGTGTGGCCGAAACG GGCTCAGGTAAAACTGCTGCATTTGCTCTGCCGATTCTTCAAAAATTGTGGGATGAGCCTCGGGGGCTTTTTGCTTGTGTCCTTGCACCCACTCG AGAGCTTGCCTATCAAATAGCGCAACAATTTGAGGCATTGGGCTCAGCGATTGGCGTTCGATGTGCAACGATTGTGGGGGGAATGGACATGATGAGTCAAAGTATTGCATTAGGGAAGCG ACCGCATATAATAGTTGCCACACCAGGTCGACTTAATGATCATTTGGAGAACACAAAGGGGTTCTCACTGCGTGGGCTGCGCTACCTGGTCTTAGACGAAGCCGACCGGTTATTGGACATGGATTTTGGACCTGTCATTGATAAGATTTTGAAG GTTCTGCCACGAGAGCGGAATACGTTTTTATTCAGCGCTACGATGAGCACGAAAGTAGCGAAACTTCAAAGAGCTAGTTTGCAGAACCCTGTACGAGTAGAGGTTAACGGAAA ATACTCAACAGTATCTACGCTCTTACAATATTACCTTTTGACGCCATTCGCCAATAAAGACGTTCATTTGGTCCACCTCGCCAATGAACTTGCGGCCAACTCTATAATAATTTTCACAAGAACGGTTCACGATGCTCAGAG aCTGAGTATGGTGTTGAGAAACCTGGGTTTCCCAGCTGTTCCATTACACGGCCAGCTCAGTCAGAGCGCCAGATTAGGAGCTTTAAATAAATTTAAGGCAGGAGGACGGAGCTTGCTGATAGCGACTGATGTAGCGTCGCG TGGCCTAGATATCCCAACTGTCGATGTTGTGATCAATTTTGATATCCCCACCCACTCAAAAGACTACATTCATCGCGTCGGTCGCACAGCCCGCGCCGGCCGCTCCGGGAAAAGTATTACCCTCGTTACTCAATATGATGTTGAGCTGTTGCAGCGTATTGAAGGAGTCATTGGGAAAAAGATGATGGAGTTCCCTATCGACAAGGCTGAAGTAATGTTACTCAAGGAGCGTGTGGGTGAGGCGCAGAGGTTGGCGGTACAGGAATTAAAAGAGTCAGGTGGGGCTGCGGGTGCAAGGGGTGGGAGGAAACGTCACAGAGACAAGGATGAAAGTGGGAGAGATAGAATGGATAGGGACGATGACGTTGTAGAAGCAGGG ACAGAGACTTCCACACAGTATTTGATAGCCAATATAGGAGAAGCTTACAAGTTTGAGATGTCCGACCCAAGCTCATTCGACATTCACGTTTGGAATGCGTCACGTCCAAATCAGGCCACTCGTACCCGTCCTAATACTCGAGCACCGAACACGTTCCGTGTCTCTCGGCAGGATCCCGACCCAAACCCTTCTCTCCTCCCGTCAACGTCACATTTTATGACTACCACTTGGTCTCCTCCACCCCCCACGACTCCCCCTGCCCAACCCTCTCGGGCTCCATCGATATCTCGCTCATACTCGGACCAAAATGCGCACTCCACCGAAACTGTTTCTTCTAGCTCTTATATGATGCTGCTCCGCGAACTTGAACAATTCTCGAGCAGTGAAATAACGAACGCTCTGGTTTCGCTCGGTTTGAGTCACAGGGCGATGGATGCTCATGTACAACGTGGTGGACGACTTCCGGATATTCACATGCTATCTCCCTGGCCGAATGATCGTTCAGGCCAGTACATGCGAATTTGCGGGTACGCATATACAATCAA AATAGTGCCAGCGGCTACTGCCTATCCTCCGATCGTGAGTATTCTCCCTCAGGCTATCGACGCCGCCCCAATGGGATCGATAATTGTCGTTTCTGTTCCCCTAA ATATGAATACAGCAGTCTGGGACAATAACATGACTGTCCATGCTAAAAGCCGGGGAATCCGTGGCGCAATCATTGGGGGGCGCACCAAAGATATTGTTCACCACCGGGCAGCCGGATTCCCCGTATTTGCTCAAGGGAATCAAGAAACTGCGTTTG GGCAAACAGGTTTTGTTCACCCGGTGGAGACCAGTGGACCTATTATAGTTTTCCCTCGCACAGATTTGGAGGATTGTTTTGAAAACGGGCTCTCTGCCTTGAAAATCCATCCTGGTGATATTATCGTGGCGGATCGTGACGGAGTAGCATGTATTCCACCTGAACTGTCTCGGAGGGTGTTTGAGATCTGCCGATATACAAGACAAATGAATGAGGGGCAAGCAGGCGGAATGTGA